A portion of the Sulfuricurvum kujiense DSM 16994 genome contains these proteins:
- a CDS encoding serine hydroxymethyltransferase has product MSFLKEYDNEIYTLCEQELERQTDHLEMIASENFTLPAVMEAMGSVFTNKYAEGYPAKRYYGGCEYADGVEQLAIDRACELFGCKFANVQPHSGSSANGAVYAALLQAGDKLLGMDLSHGGHLTHGSKVSFSGKNYHSFSYGVELDGRINYERVMDIAKIVQPKIIVCGASAYAREIDFKKFREIADAVGAILFADIAHIAGLVCAGEHPSPFPYADVVTTTTHKTLAGPRGGMIMTNDEEIAKKINSAIFPALQGGPLVHVIAAKAVGFKYNLSDEWKVYAAQVKANAAVLAKVLMERGYDIVSGGTDNHLVLVSFLNKPFSGKDADAALGRAGITVNKNTVPGETRSPFVTSGVRIGSPALTSRGMKEKEFELIANRIADVLDDIENETKQAAIKEELKALAKNFVIYNQPTY; this is encoded by the coding sequence ATGAGTTTCCTCAAAGAATACGACAACGAAATTTACACATTATGTGAGCAAGAGCTTGAACGCCAAACCGACCATTTAGAGATGATCGCATCGGAAAACTTTACCCTCCCTGCCGTTATGGAAGCAATGGGTTCTGTATTTACCAACAAATACGCCGAAGGATATCCCGCTAAACGTTACTACGGCGGATGCGAATACGCAGACGGTGTAGAGCAATTGGCGATTGACCGCGCCTGCGAACTGTTCGGGTGCAAATTTGCCAATGTACAGCCGCACTCGGGTTCATCGGCGAACGGCGCGGTTTATGCGGCGTTGCTTCAAGCGGGAGATAAACTCCTCGGTATGGATCTCAGCCACGGCGGACATTTGACACACGGTTCAAAAGTAAGCTTTTCGGGTAAAAACTATCACAGTTTTTCCTACGGTGTCGAACTGGACGGCCGCATCAACTATGAGCGTGTCATGGATATCGCAAAAATCGTTCAGCCGAAAATCATCGTATGCGGCGCTTCAGCCTATGCTCGCGAAATCGATTTCAAAAAATTCCGCGAAATTGCTGACGCCGTCGGGGCTATTCTTTTCGCCGATATCGCCCACATCGCAGGACTTGTATGTGCAGGTGAGCACCCAAGCCCGTTCCCATATGCGGATGTTGTTACGACAACGACGCACAAAACCCTAGCGGGTCCTCGCGGCGGTATGATCATGACCAACGACGAAGAGATCGCTAAAAAAATCAACTCGGCTATTTTCCCTGCACTTCAAGGGGGACCGTTGGTTCACGTCATCGCGGCAAAAGCGGTCGGCTTCAAATACAACCTCTCAGATGAGTGGAAAGTGTACGCTGCGCAAGTCAAAGCGAATGCGGCTGTTCTTGCCAAAGTATTGATGGAACGCGGTTACGACATCGTCAGCGGCGGAACCGACAATCACCTGGTATTGGTTTCATTCCTTAACAAACCGTTCAGCGGTAAAGATGCCGATGCGGCACTCGGACGCGCGGGAATCACCGTTAACAAAAATACCGTACCTGGAGAAACGCGTTCACCGTTCGTTACTTCAGGTGTCCGTATCGGAAGCCCTGCATTGACATCACGCGGTATGAAAGAGAAAGAGTTTGAACTTATCGCAAACCGCATCGCCGATGTTTTGGACGATATCGAAAATGAGACCAAACAAGCCGCTATCAAAGAAGAGCTAAAAGCATTGGCGAAAAATTTCGTTATCTATAACCAACCAACGTATTAA
- a CDS encoding DUF1882 domain-containing protein, which translates to MTSMDMKLIKMISDHYWLKHDTVVDKIDFKGRTFFNKYERIDKTLTQAIIDQHLKKQITVAHSLINKFDKVENIVIDYNGTDPQRFYHKAQLLLREEGFINFTAFETKTPGHLHVYIHKGHTTLQEANQLGKMISMKLAAKQPKQWRMFPSLDLPMEYNILNLPYEVYAKERGASWSKHM; encoded by the coding sequence ATGACATCGATGGACATGAAACTGATCAAAATGATTTCAGATCATTACTGGCTGAAACATGACACCGTCGTTGACAAAATCGATTTCAAAGGGCGCACTTTTTTCAATAAATACGAAAGAATCGACAAAACGCTTACTCAGGCGATTATCGATCAGCATCTAAAAAAACAGATCACCGTCGCCCATTCACTGATCAATAAGTTCGACAAAGTGGAAAACATCGTTATCGACTACAACGGGACTGATCCGCAGCGCTTTTACCATAAGGCACAATTATTGCTTAGAGAAGAGGGATTCATCAATTTTACCGCTTTTGAGACCAAAACACCGGGGCATTTGCACGTGTATATCCATAAAGGACATACGACTTTACAAGAAGCCAATCAACTGGGTAAAATGATTTCGATGAAACTTGCCGCAAAACAACCGAAACAGTGGCGAATGTTTCCGTCGTTAGATTTACCGATGGAATACAATATTCTTAACCTTCCCTACGAAGTGTACGCTAAAGAGCGCGGTGCTTCGTGGTCTAAACATATGTAA